In Streptomyces dangxiongensis, one DNA window encodes the following:
- a CDS encoding phosphatidylglycerol lysyltransferase domain-containing protein — protein MSGEVPSRSSRARRILRAPRPEAVPALVGRAAALVGLLDIAGGVFPRFRHSRMHALAEVLPGSFGPFAAALSLSAGVLLLLLAHGLKRRKRRAWRAAVALLPAGAVAQFAYRHSVVGMLIAVVLLVPLLRHRSQFAALPDPRSRWRAVANFVLMSAGSLALGLVIVSVHPDRTIGDPSLADRLTHVIYGLFGFEGPVDYQGNTSWTVAFSLGALGWITAVTTVYLAFRPEHPAARLTEEDEGRLRALLEKHGRRDSLGHFALRRDKAVVFSPSGKAAVTYRVVSGVMLASGDPIGDVEAWPGAIERFMDEARAHSWTPAVMGCSETGGEVWTRETGLDALELGDEAVVDVADFSLAGRAMRNVRQMVKRIERAGYETRVRRIRDVGDAELERLRRAAEDWRGTDNERGFSMALGRIGDPSDGDCLIATAHKADDAPGEYGDLKAILHFVPWGRDGVSLDLMRRDRSADPGMNELLIVAALQAAPKLGIARVSLNFAMFRSALARGEKIGAGPVLRAWRGLLVFLSRWFQIESLYKFNAKFQPRWEPRFVVYRASGDLPRIGFAAMQAEGFVDLALPLPRFLRRRRTAAQRPCAHAMGERDVRAA, from the coding sequence ATGTCGGGCGAGGTTCCGAGTCGATCAAGCCGGGCGCGGCGAATCCTGCGCGCCCCGCGCCCCGAGGCCGTCCCCGCTCTGGTCGGCAGGGCCGCCGCGCTGGTGGGCCTCCTGGACATTGCCGGGGGCGTGTTCCCGCGTTTCCGTCACAGCCGTATGCACGCCCTCGCCGAGGTGCTGCCAGGCTCGTTCGGGCCGTTCGCGGCGGCGCTCTCGCTGAGCGCGGGCGTGCTGTTGCTGCTGCTCGCGCACGGCCTCAAGCGGCGCAAGCGCCGGGCGTGGCGCGCGGCGGTCGCGCTGCTGCCGGCGGGAGCGGTGGCCCAGTTCGCGTACCGGCACTCGGTCGTCGGCATGCTCATCGCGGTCGTGCTGCTGGTGCCGCTGCTGCGCCACCGGAGCCAGTTCGCGGCCCTCCCGGACCCGCGCAGCAGGTGGCGAGCGGTCGCCAACTTCGTCCTGATGAGCGCCGGTTCCCTCGCTCTCGGACTGGTCATCGTCAGCGTCCACCCGGATCGGACGATCGGCGACCCGAGCCTGGCCGATCGGCTGACGCACGTCATCTACGGGCTGTTCGGCTTCGAGGGCCCGGTCGACTACCAGGGCAACACCTCCTGGACCGTCGCCTTCTCCCTCGGCGCGCTCGGCTGGATCACCGCTGTCACCACCGTCTACCTGGCCTTCCGTCCCGAACACCCGGCCGCACGCCTCACCGAGGAGGACGAGGGCAGGCTGCGCGCACTGCTGGAGAAGCACGGCCGGCGCGACTCGCTCGGCCACTTCGCGCTGCGCCGCGACAAGGCCGTCGTGTTCTCGCCGAGCGGCAAGGCCGCGGTCACCTACCGGGTCGTCTCCGGCGTGATGCTCGCCAGCGGCGACCCCATCGGTGACGTCGAGGCCTGGCCCGGCGCCATCGAACGCTTCATGGACGAGGCCAGGGCCCACTCCTGGACCCCCGCCGTGATGGGCTGCTCGGAGACGGGCGGCGAGGTGTGGACCCGCGAGACCGGCCTGGACGCCCTGGAGCTGGGCGACGAGGCGGTGGTGGACGTGGCGGATTTCTCGCTCGCCGGACGCGCGATGCGCAACGTGCGCCAGATGGTCAAGCGCATCGAGCGAGCCGGCTACGAAACCCGCGTACGGCGCATCCGTGACGTCGGCGACGCCGAACTGGAACGGCTCCGCCGCGCCGCGGAGGACTGGCGGGGCACCGACAACGAGCGCGGCTTCTCCATGGCGCTCGGCCGCATCGGCGACCCGTCCGACGGCGACTGCCTGATCGCCACCGCGCACAAGGCCGACGACGCGCCGGGCGAGTACGGCGATCTGAAGGCGATCCTGCACTTCGTGCCCTGGGGCCGGGACGGCGTCTCGCTGGACCTGATGCGCCGTGACCGCAGCGCCGACCCGGGCATGAACGAACTGCTGATCGTCGCCGCTCTCCAGGCCGCCCCGAAGCTCGGCATCGCCCGGGTCTCGCTGAACTTCGCGATGTTCCGCTCCGCCCTCGCGCGCGGGGAGAAGATCGGCGCCGGTCCGGTGCTGCGCGCCTGGCGCGGGCTGCTGGTGTTCCTCTCGCGCTGGTTCCAGATCGAGTCGCTGTACAAGTTCAACGCCAAGTTCCAGCCGCGCTGGGAGCCGCGGTTCGTGGTCTACCGGGCCTCCGGAGACCTGCCCCGCATCGGCTTCGCCGCCATGCAG